GAATGGCTTGAAGTTGTTTTTCTTGCATGCAAATTCCTTAAGGCTCTTTAGGGGAAAAAACAAGGGGCATAAGGGCTAAAAGCCTTAAAGTGGCTTTATCTTCTTTAAAATCTTTAAACACAAGCGACAGAGCGCTGTTAGAAGAAAATTTTTCTTCAAAAACTTTGAGATTATAGGTGTTTCTCGCATGATCGGTGTATAAATAAACTGGTAAGGGAAATGGTTAAAACGCATGTTGATGACTAAACCTTTATTTGCATATAGCGTCCAATAGAGCGTAATTTCTTTGGTTTGTTCGTTAGAAGTGTCTTTGATGATCGCTTTAAACGCTTCATCTTTTTTTAATTCTAGCGTTTTATCTATCCCATAATCAAGCCCAAACGCTTCTAAAAAAAAGAGGAATATCAAGCCATAGCGGATAAGCTCATTCATTCCCGCTGAGAATATTCGCCATGGATTGGATCACAATGTCTGTTTTTCTACTTTCTATTTTCTGCTGCAACTCTTCATCCATTCTTAAAGCTTTAGCGAAAGATTCAAACTTTTCTTCCAAGTCTTCTTTTTCTATAAAAGTTTCTAAAAGAGCCAAAAGCTCTAAAAGCCTTTCTAGCTCTTTTTTAGAAAGCTTTTTACTCGCATGAAAAATAATGTCATTCCACTTGTCTAAGGGGTTTCCCTCAAAAATTTCAAGCTCGCTGTAATCTCTCATGCTGGGCTTCTTTTTGATAGCTTAAGCCAAATGGGCTTCTAGCATCCAAATGGATTTTTGCAACTTGGCTAATTGATCGTCCGCATAAGTTACGGTGACTTTATCGCCTTCTTTTTCAGCGGTGTTAGAAAGCTCTTTAAATTCTTTTTCTAGGTGTTTGTAATCGCCTAGAATTTCTTTAAAGATGTCTTTAGAGTGGAAGCTCGTTTTAGTTTCTTCTTTAACACGAGTGAGTTTAAGCGCTTCAGATAAAGTCACTAAGGGGTGGTGTCCTAATTGAGCGATCCTTTCAGCGAGATCATCAAACATGTCCGCAAATTCTTCATAAATTTCTTCAGTGGCTTTATGCACATTGAAAAAATCGGTGCCTTTCACATTCCAATGGAAGTTATGCACTTTCATAAACAACACGATCGCATCCGCTTGCAAATGTTTTAAAATTTCAAATGTTTTCATCAAAAGTCCTTTTTTTTATAAAATGTTTTAGGCTTTTACTTTCATAAAAACCTTGATCGCTATCCTACACCAAAAGAGTTAATGAAAAAATTTTTTTGTCTTATTTTTGTCAAAAACTGATAAACCCTATTCAATTTAATGTTCTTTAATCTTTTTAAAATTTTTTTATAGTAAAACTCATTTTTGTAAAACTCATTTTTTAAGGGGGATATTATCACTCAAGAAGCGTTAAGAATCTTAATTTCAAAGGTTTTTTCTTGATTTTCTAACAGCGCAATGCTCCCTTCATGGGCTTTAACGACTTGTAAAGACAGAGCTAACCCTAGGCCATTACCCTTTAATTTGGTGGTTTCAAAAGGCTCAAATAAAGCGCTTTTGTTTTCCACTTCCTTGCCATTATCAATAATGGTGAAGACGATAAATTCATTTTGAATGAACGCTTCAATTTTGACTTGACCCTGTTCGCTCTCTTCTAAGGCTTCAATCGCATCAATAGCGTTATACAAGAAATTTTGCAACACAATCCCCATTAAATCAAAGTCAAAAAACCCTTCTTCATCGCTAAAATTAAAAAGAAAATCAATGTCTTTAGAGTAAGTGTAGCAATTTAGGGCTTCTTTGAGATCGCTCTCTAGCGTTTTCAAACTTTGCTTGGTGCGGTTGGCTTGAATGCCTT
This is a stretch of genomic DNA from Helicobacter pylori. It encodes these proteins:
- a CDS encoding DNA starvation/stationary phase protection protein, with product MKTFEILKHLQADAIVLFMKVHNFHWNVKGTDFFNVHKATEEIYEEFADMFDDLAERIAQLGHHPLVTLSEALKLTRVKEETKTSFHSKDIFKEILGDYKHLEKEFKELSNTAEKEGDKVTVTYADDQLAKLQKSIWMLEAHLA
- a CDS encoding DUF2018 family protein, which produces MRDYSELEIFEGNPLDKWNDIIFHASKKLSKKELERLLELLALLETFIEKEDLEEKFESFAKALRMDEELQQKIESRKTDIVIQSMANILSGNE